From the Psychrobacillus sp. FSL K6-4046 genome, one window contains:
- a CDS encoding DUF4097 family beta strand repeat-containing protein codes for MQEERKRILDMVENGTITAQEALALLEELGKQATIVTPQVNTQKFEEEKKTEQVKQGSADFIEDLKRDFTMVGDRFMQFMQGTVDKMKDFEFEMKFNDPVTFEEKFVKQDVQFDDISINLTNGKVNIFPSEEPFAHATVKVKSFKNSTEEEARKRFQEEFIFTTEGNKLRVYSDMKTISVQVALFVPEKEYNHISARLFNGDFVAQNLEANTFKIKTTNGKVELENSKFHRADIETVNGSVQLQHVEGDTVEVETMNGRIYVDGKLKEIEGSSVSGHVILTTKDKEARKIEGTAVAGTVEIYVPKDISLKGETTTQLGRIDVQLTDVTQINQSEQVLNKRVAFTKVVDSEKEPLRIYGDAKTGSVVVRYTTEA; via the coding sequence ATGCAAGAAGAGCGTAAACGTATTTTGGATATGGTTGAAAACGGCACGATTACTGCACAGGAAGCACTGGCACTTTTAGAAGAGCTAGGTAAGCAAGCAACAATTGTAACTCCCCAAGTAAATACTCAAAAGTTTGAAGAAGAGAAAAAAACAGAGCAAGTCAAACAAGGTAGCGCAGATTTTATCGAGGACTTAAAACGTGATTTTACAATGGTAGGAGATCGTTTTATGCAGTTCATGCAAGGGACTGTAGATAAAATGAAGGATTTCGAGTTTGAAATGAAATTCAATGATCCTGTTACTTTTGAAGAGAAGTTTGTAAAACAAGATGTGCAATTTGACGATATCTCGATTAACCTTACAAATGGTAAAGTGAACATCTTTCCATCGGAGGAGCCATTTGCTCATGCTACGGTGAAAGTCAAATCCTTTAAGAACTCTACAGAGGAAGAGGCAAGAAAGAGATTCCAAGAAGAGTTTATATTTACTACTGAAGGAAACAAGCTACGCGTTTATAGCGATATGAAAACTATTTCCGTACAAGTAGCTTTGTTTGTTCCAGAAAAAGAGTATAACCATATTTCTGCTCGTTTGTTTAACGGTGATTTTGTAGCACAAAATCTAGAGGCTAATACATTCAAGATTAAAACAACAAATGGTAAGGTTGAATTAGAAAACAGTAAGTTCCATCGTGCAGATATAGAAACAGTAAATGGCTCTGTTCAGCTTCAACATGTCGAAGGTGATACTGTAGAAGTAGAAACAATGAATGGCCGCATTTATGTAGATGGTAAACTGAAGGAAATTGAAGGTTCATCCGTTAGTGGACATGTTATTTTAACAACGAAAGACAAAGAGGCTCGTAAAATTGAAGGGACAGCTGTAGCTGGCACGGTAGAAATCTATGTGCCTAAAGATATTTCCTTAAAAGGTGAGACTACTACTCAGCTAGGTCGTATCGATGTACAGCTTACAGATGTAACTCAAATAAATCAGTCAGAGCAAGTGCTCAATAAACGTGTTGCTTTCACAAAGGTTGTTGACTCTGAAAAAGAGCCGTTAAGAATATATGGAGACGCTAAAACAGGATCCGTAGTAGTAAGATATACAACAGAAGCATAA
- the catA gene encoding type A chloramphenicol O-acetyltransferase has translation MKFNIIDRENWERKEYFDHFISQQCTFSITTNINITALLTQLQNKGFKLYPAFIYMVTRTVNSHKEFRFSFNEEGILGYWNEMIPSYTIFHQDSKTFSSIWTVFSNEFSAFYKSCQEDIQQYTNVKKLESKDNVPTNNFNISSIPWVSFTGFNLNMNNDNDYLLPIITGGKYFHQNGQTLLPITLQIHHAVCDGYHASLFFEELQKLANNCHDWLP, from the coding sequence ATGAAATTTAATATAATTGATAGAGAGAATTGGGAGAGAAAAGAATACTTTGATCATTTTATTAGTCAACAATGTACTTTTAGCATAACAACAAATATTAACATCACAGCATTGCTAACACAGCTTCAGAATAAGGGATTTAAATTATATCCCGCATTTATTTACATGGTCACCCGTACAGTAAATTCGCATAAAGAATTTAGATTTAGCTTTAATGAGGAGGGAATCTTGGGATACTGGAATGAAATGATTCCAAGTTATACAATTTTCCATCAGGATAGCAAGACATTCTCAAGCATATGGACTGTGTTTTCTAATGAATTTAGTGCCTTTTATAAGAGCTGCCAAGAGGATATACAGCAATATACGAATGTTAAGAAACTGGAATCAAAAGATAATGTACCAACAAACAATTTTAATATATCAAGTATTCCATGGGTTTCTTTTACTGGTTTTAACCTTAATATGAATAATGACAACGACTATTTATTACCTATAATTACAGGTGGAAAATATTTTCACCAGAACGGTCAAACATTGTTGCCTATTACCCTACAAATTCATCATGCAGTTTGTGATGGATACCACGCAAGTCTATTTTTTGAGGAGTTACAGAAATTAGCTAATAATTGTCATGATTGGCTGCCTTAA
- a CDS encoding peptidylprolyl isomerase: MKKLFVLGLLVSSILSACSSSTLSFSEIENVPDHVQDKVDPNLTLQSITNDAEGKYIIFHSSGNVKSDLETKGDTVTIKFNVTNLDDVVKQHTYYFTSDPKHDVLDVTLNGESIPFDNATID; encoded by the coding sequence TTGAAGAAACTATTTGTATTAGGATTATTGGTCAGTTCGATTTTATCTGCCTGTAGTTCATCCACATTAAGCTTTAGTGAAATTGAAAATGTTCCGGATCATGTGCAAGACAAAGTCGATCCCAACTTAACCCTTCAATCCATCACCAATGATGCAGAAGGTAAATATATTATTTTTCATTCAAGCGGAAATGTTAAGTCAGACTTAGAAACAAAGGGAGATACTGTCACTATAAAGTTCAATGTAACTAATCTGGATGATGTTGTTAAGCAGCATACCTATTATTTTACATCAGACCCGAAGCATGATGTGTTAGATGTTACATTGAATGGTGAATCAATACCTTTTGATAATGCAACAATTGACTAA
- a CDS encoding N-acetylmuramoyl-L-alanine amidase, whose amino-acid sequence MKIILDAGHGPNTAGKRTPDGKMKEYEFNSTVTRLIKKELDRFGIIVIFSHSDEKDVPLRERTSLANKLKVQAFISIHANAYGSNWNDVNGIETFTYTKPSADSVILAKHIQESLCTAVERKDRGVKKKDLAVLRDTNMPAVLVECGFMTNQEEARLLQTDDYRLKCATGIATGIKLWVKKFQLEEV is encoded by the coding sequence ATGAAGATTATTTTAGATGCAGGTCATGGCCCTAACACCGCAGGAAAAAGAACGCCAGATGGAAAGATGAAGGAATATGAGTTTAACAGCACAGTCACGAGATTAATAAAGAAGGAGCTAGATCGCTTCGGAATAATAGTAATTTTTAGTCATTCTGACGAAAAAGATGTGCCTTTACGCGAACGAACCTCCCTTGCCAACAAATTAAAAGTGCAAGCATTTATCTCCATCCATGCTAATGCTTATGGTTCAAACTGGAACGATGTTAATGGTATAGAAACCTTCACTTACACAAAGCCTTCTGCCGATTCTGTCATACTTGCCAAGCATATTCAGGAATCTCTCTGCACCGCTGTGGAAAGGAAAGATCGAGGGGTTAAAAAGAAGGATCTAGCTGTTTTACGAGATACGAACATGCCAGCTGTTCTAGTGGAATGCGGATTCATGACTAACCAAGAGGAAGCAAGACTACTACAAACGGATGATTACCGTCTAAAATGTGCCACTGGAATTGCAACAGGCATAAAACTTTGGGTTAAAAAGTTTCAATTAGAAGAGGTATAG
- the hprK gene encoding HPr(Ser) kinase/phosphatase — MSHVTSKDIQEKFNLSLVSGQEGIGRHISISDISRPGIEMAGYFMHYPSDRIQLLGKTEVSFFELLKPKERTDRMTKLCAQDTPVIIVAHGMEVPNELIIASNEKSVPVLTTSMPTTRFSSLLTNYLESMLAPTTAVHGVLVDIYGVGVLITGKSGVGKSETALELVKRGHRLVADDCVEIRQEGEDTLVGSAPKLIEHLLEIRGLGIIDIMTLFGASAIRSYKRITLVIELEIWDEKKSYDRLGLEEEKMEIINTAVTKLTVPVRPGRNLAVIIEVAAMNHRLKRMGVNAAEDFAKRLDDVISQNGEF; from the coding sequence GTGTCTCATGTGACGAGTAAAGATATACAAGAGAAATTTAATTTGTCCTTAGTTAGCGGACAAGAGGGTATTGGACGACACATTTCTATCAGTGATATTTCAAGACCTGGTATAGAAATGGCTGGTTACTTTATGCACTATCCTTCCGATCGAATTCAGCTATTGGGGAAAACAGAGGTTTCTTTTTTTGAATTACTAAAGCCGAAAGAGAGAACAGATCGGATGACGAAGCTTTGTGCACAGGACACACCAGTTATTATTGTTGCCCATGGCATGGAAGTTCCTAATGAGCTAATTATAGCATCTAACGAGAAATCAGTCCCTGTTCTTACTACTAGTATGCCGACCACTAGATTCTCAAGCTTGCTGACAAATTATTTGGAGAGTATGCTAGCTCCGACTACTGCCGTTCATGGAGTATTGGTTGATATTTACGGAGTAGGTGTACTAATCACAGGAAAAAGTGGTGTAGGTAAGAGTGAAACGGCACTTGAACTAGTGAAGAGGGGCCACCGATTAGTAGCCGATGATTGCGTGGAAATTAGGCAGGAGGGCGAGGACACTTTAGTAGGAAGTGCTCCAAAATTAATAGAGCATCTTTTGGAAATTCGTGGATTAGGTATAATAGATATTATGACGTTGTTTGGCGCTAGTGCCATTCGCAGCTATAAGCGAATTACGCTTGTGATTGAGCTAGAAATCTGGGATGAAAAGAAAAGCTATGACAGACTAGGTCTCGAGGAAGAGAAGATGGAGATTATCAACACCGCAGTGACTAAACTCACAGTGCCAGTCCGTCCTGGGCGAAACTTGGCAGTTATCATCGAGGTTGCAGCTATGAATCACCGATTGAAAAGAATGGGTGTAAATGCAGCGGAGGATTTTGCAAAGCGGCTAGATGATGTAATAAGCCAAAATGGAGAATTTTAA
- the lgt gene encoding prolipoprotein diacylglyceryl transferase, with the protein MNILQAIDPVAFSLGPLEVRWYGVIIAFGIVLAFIVGQREMVKRGFHPDYLTDLLLWAVPIAIISARIYYVIFKWDIYSQHPENIIKIWEGGIAIHGALIGSFLTAYFFTKKRKSSFWKVTDILAPSILIGQLVGRWGNFMNQEAHGGEVTRTFLENLFLPNWIIEQMYIDGKYYHPTFLYESVWNLIGVIILLLLRKVNLRRGEMFLFYLTWYSVGRFFIEGMRTDSLYLIGDLRTAQVVSLVTIAVAVIIFIYRRKMVKPVVRYQDK; encoded by the coding sequence ATGAATATTCTACAAGCAATTGACCCGGTCGCTTTTTCCTTAGGGCCGTTAGAAGTAAGATGGTACGGAGTAATTATTGCGTTTGGAATTGTGCTTGCTTTTATAGTCGGGCAGCGTGAAATGGTAAAAAGAGGGTTTCACCCTGATTATTTAACTGATTTACTACTTTGGGCCGTTCCAATCGCTATTATTAGTGCACGTATTTACTATGTAATTTTTAAATGGGATATCTATAGTCAGCACCCGGAGAATATTATAAAAATATGGGAGGGTGGAATAGCGATTCACGGTGCCTTAATTGGATCGTTTTTAACCGCTTACTTCTTTACGAAAAAAAGAAAGAGCTCATTTTGGAAGGTTACGGACATATTAGCTCCAAGTATTCTAATCGGCCAGCTAGTCGGTCGTTGGGGTAACTTTATGAACCAGGAGGCACATGGAGGAGAGGTAACAAGAACCTTCTTAGAAAATCTATTCCTTCCTAATTGGATCATAGAGCAAATGTATATCGACGGAAAGTATTATCACCCAACGTTCCTTTATGAGTCTGTTTGGAACCTGATTGGTGTCATTATTCTATTGCTGCTTCGTAAGGTAAACCTTCGCCGTGGAGAGATGTTCCTCTTCTATTTAACTTGGTATTCGGTGGGACGTTTCTTTATTGAGGGAATGCGTACGGATAGCCTTTATTTAATAGGAGATTTGCGTACTGCACAAGTAGTGTCACTAGTGACGATTGCAGTCGCAGTTATTATATTTATTTATAGAAGAAAAATGGTTAAGCCAGTGGTGCGTTATCAAGATAAGTAA
- a CDS encoding nucleoside recognition domain-containing protein, with the protein MGTLKRGLSAGLKTTWTLSKVIFPITLIVVILQYTPVLPWIIQFIEPFMGLIGLRGEAAIPLVLGNALNLYAGIAGILSLELTVKEVFILATMLSFSHNIFIETGVALKVGVKLWVVLLVRFGLAIISAVIINLVWQGGGEVAKYGVVTATQSVPDGWLEIILLGVQKATFGVLQLALIVIPLMVIIQFLKDRNYLQKFSEKLAPFTKVIGVQPNASMTLVAGLVIGLAYGAGVMIQAVQEDGVSKKDATLAFIFLVACHAVVEDTLIFVPLGIPILPLLLIRLITAFVLTIIVAYIWRKSEQKKTKEVLTT; encoded by the coding sequence ATGGGAACTCTTAAAAGGGGATTGTCCGCTGGTCTAAAGACAACATGGACATTAAGCAAGGTTATCTTTCCAATTACATTAATCGTAGTTATTTTGCAATATACTCCTGTTTTGCCGTGGATTATACAATTTATAGAACCATTTATGGGTTTGATTGGCTTGCGAGGGGAAGCGGCTATTCCTCTTGTCTTAGGTAATGCCTTAAATCTGTATGCAGGTATAGCAGGAATTTTGTCATTAGAGTTAACTGTAAAAGAAGTATTTATATTAGCAACGATGTTATCGTTCTCCCACAATATTTTCATTGAAACAGGAGTGGCACTAAAGGTTGGAGTGAAGCTGTGGGTCGTATTACTCGTCCGTTTTGGGCTCGCTATTATTTCTGCAGTTATTATTAACCTAGTGTGGCAGGGCGGAGGCGAAGTGGCTAAGTATGGAGTAGTTACAGCTACACAAAGTGTACCAGATGGCTGGCTTGAGATCATATTACTTGGTGTTCAAAAGGCTACCTTTGGTGTGTTGCAGCTTGCGCTGATCGTCATCCCACTAATGGTGATTATTCAATTCTTAAAAGACCGAAACTATTTACAAAAGTTTTCAGAGAAGCTGGCGCCATTCACAAAAGTAATTGGGGTGCAGCCAAATGCATCTATGACTCTAGTTGCTGGTCTTGTTATCGGCTTAGCTTATGGAGCCGGAGTAATGATACAGGCAGTTCAGGAGGACGGCGTTAGTAAGAAAGATGCAACATTAGCCTTTATCTTCCTAGTAGCCTGTCATGCGGTCGTGGAGGATACGTTAATCTTTGTTCCATTAGGTATCCCAATTTTACCGCTCTTGCTCATTCGACTAATCACGGCTTTTGTCTTGACGATTATTGTCGCTTATATTTGGCGTAAATCAGAACAGAAAAAAACCAAGGAAGTGCTTACGACATGA
- the ppaX gene encoding pyrophosphatase PpaX, producing the protein MNEVTYKALLFDFDGTLLDTNELIIESYLHILGDKFPGKYDRDSVIPFLGPSLQETCEAIDPTQTDSLILSYREWNLEHHDQMVAPFDGVVETLHKLKNDGYKLAIVSTKRREMIDRGLQLMGCQSLFDTIVGLEDVSRTKPDPEPILLALEHLNVSKEDALMIGDNFHDIVGGQNAGVDTAGVAWSIKGEDFLSTYNPTYMLHHINDLLSIKKGQLL; encoded by the coding sequence ATGAACGAAGTAACATACAAGGCTTTGCTTTTTGATTTTGATGGCACGTTATTAGATACCAATGAGCTCATTATCGAAAGTTATTTACATATTTTAGGAGATAAATTTCCTGGGAAATATGATCGAGACTCAGTCATTCCTTTCTTAGGACCGTCCCTTCAGGAAACCTGTGAAGCGATTGATCCTACGCAAACTGATTCGCTCATTTTGTCATACAGAGAATGGAACCTGGAGCATCATGACCAAATGGTTGCACCATTCGATGGAGTTGTCGAAACGCTTCATAAATTAAAGAATGACGGCTATAAGCTAGCAATCGTTTCGACTAAAAGAAGAGAAATGATTGATAGAGGACTTCAGCTGATGGGGTGTCAGTCATTATTTGACACGATTGTTGGATTGGAAGATGTTTCTCGTACAAAGCCAGATCCAGAACCAATATTACTTGCTTTAGAGCATTTGAATGTCTCAAAAGAGGATGCCCTTATGATAGGAGATAATTTTCATGATATAGTGGGCGGACAAAATGCTGGAGTGGACACTGCCGGGGTCGCTTGGTCTATAAAAGGCGAGGATTTCTTGTCCACATACAATCCAACGTACATGCTCCATCATATAAATGACTTACTTTCTATTAAAAAAGGACAGCTGCTATGA
- a CDS encoding acyltransferase, which translates to MRKTERFPVKGANSLWHVYDTVPFWKVIKNFIFIQAARYSPFLSWKNFFYRTFLRMEVGKETSFALMVMVDVMFPERIKVGNNTIIGYNTTILAHEYLIDEYRIGDVIIGDRVLIGANSTILPGVTIGNDAIISAATLVNADVPEGCFVGGNPMRIIYTKEEMLERNAK; encoded by the coding sequence ATGAGGAAAACCGAGAGATTTCCTGTAAAAGGTGCGAATTCACTTTGGCATGTATACGATACCGTGCCGTTTTGGAAGGTCATTAAAAACTTTATTTTTATTCAAGCTGCGAGATATTCTCCTTTCTTAAGCTGGAAAAACTTTTTTTACCGTACCTTTCTTCGTATGGAGGTCGGCAAAGAAACCTCCTTTGCTTTAATGGTCATGGTCGATGTGATGTTCCCTGAAAGGATTAAAGTGGGGAACAATACGATTATCGGCTATAACACAACGATTTTAGCACATGAATATTTAATCGATGAATACCGAATTGGTGATGTTATTATCGGAGATCGTGTTTTAATAGGTGCGAATTCTACGATTTTGCCTGGAGTAACAATCGGTAACGATGCCATTATTTCTGCGGCAACATTAGTAAATGCGGACGTACCAGAGGGCTGCTTTGTTGGAGGCAATCCGATGCGCATTATCTATACAAAGGAAGAAATGCTAGAGCGCAATGCAAAATAA
- a CDS encoding MarR family transcriptional regulator, with translation MAKSFKEIKQTLLMLKSLDRRIAQNFEKKTGISLTRYEMLNTIFERAQLSQIELQQTLKIDQGAITRHLKILEEKNFVVRNRNKQNNREVIVQITETGIATLEDCDLGKNEFIDELFNGFTDQEIQQLQTLVKKLIDNTN, from the coding sequence ATGGCTAAGTCCTTTAAAGAAATAAAACAAACATTACTTATGCTTAAAAGTTTGGATAGGCGCATAGCTCAAAACTTTGAAAAGAAGACAGGTATTAGCCTAACTAGATATGAAATGCTGAACACCATATTTGAACGCGCACAGCTTTCCCAAATAGAGCTACAGCAAACGTTGAAAATAGATCAAGGGGCAATCACAAGACATTTAAAAATACTTGAAGAGAAAAACTTTGTCGTTCGCAATCGTAATAAGCAAAATAATAGAGAAGTCATTGTCCAAATCACGGAAACTGGTATCGCTACTTTGGAAGACTGTGATTTAGGTAAAAATGAATTCATAGACGAATTATTTAATGGATTTACCGATCAAGAGATTCAACAGCTTCAAACACTAGTCAAGAAATTGATTGATAACACGAACTAA
- a CDS encoding nitroreductase family protein, with protein sequence MQKTHTTIDQLIHERKSVRKYKENVVIPHEDLQTLLQKAITAPSSSNMQPWRFLVIEDQQVKKELRPIANNQEQVETSSAIIAVLGDLEMYKNTEKIYNTNFEKGYMSREIANFMIESSLSLYGNLPEEVMKNIVHFDAGLVSMQIMLLAKDMGYDTVPMGGFDKVKFAEKFNLPQNEIPILLIAIGEAAAPAYGSSRLPLEQIVRYI encoded by the coding sequence ATGCAAAAAACACATACAACAATCGACCAATTGATTCATGAAAGAAAATCAGTTCGTAAATATAAAGAAAATGTCGTTATTCCACATGAGGATCTTCAAACTTTGTTACAAAAAGCAATTACTGCACCTTCCTCAAGTAATATGCAGCCATGGCGCTTTCTAGTTATTGAGGACCAGCAGGTTAAAAAGGAATTGCGACCAATCGCTAATAATCAAGAACAAGTAGAGACATCATCGGCTATTATCGCTGTACTCGGTGACCTAGAAATGTACAAGAATACAGAAAAAATTTATAATACAAATTTTGAAAAGGGCTATATGAGTAGAGAAATAGCTAATTTCATGATAGAAAGCTCACTTTCTTTATACGGTAATCTTCCTGAAGAAGTCATGAAAAATATTGTTCATTTTGATGCAGGACTTGTATCCATGCAGATCATGCTATTAGCGAAGGACATGGGCTATGACACAGTTCCAATGGGCGGATTTGACAAAGTGAAATTTGCGGAGAAATTTAATTTACCTCAAAATGAAATCCCTATTTTACTTATTGCAATTGGTGAAGCAGCAGCTCCTGCTTATGGATCTTCACGTCTTCCTCTTGAACAAATAGTAAGATATATTTAA
- a CDS encoding ATP phosphoribosyltransferase regulatory subunit, with protein sequence MSKIQMFEKPLGMRDSFPEVNEQKEYIRSVAREFIRTKGYDFIKTPSVEYFETIGKASAIDESSLFKLVDNQGEMLVLRPDMTTPIARIAASKLLKEKNPLRLAYYANVFRAQQREGGRPAEFEQLGLELIGDFSPYGDSEIIYTAVELIKALGVEHFQITIGHAGLLTAILSNNTNKSEQVETLRMLLVEKNFVGFMKMLDDLELSAFQQENLTMLVDHTMAAKSVEDFRQLLTNEQQYLVDQIIQLQQLLELQLSDPSVYSFDFSLASHMSYYTGMLFEIHAAGSGFPLGNGGRYDELFKQFEQNVGATGFGLRVDRLLEVLPKKEKNEKHTLILFDKGSFLKANVLAEARRSIGERVTLQYEGSVHDLEAYQYSFQEIIKVVEGGFAGE encoded by the coding sequence ATGAGTAAAATTCAAATGTTTGAGAAGCCGCTTGGTATGCGAGATTCGTTCCCAGAGGTTAATGAGCAAAAAGAATACATAAGATCCGTTGCGAGAGAGTTTATTCGCACCAAAGGATATGATTTTATAAAAACACCATCAGTTGAGTATTTTGAGACGATTGGGAAGGCGTCGGCAATTGATGAGTCCTCATTATTTAAATTGGTGGATAACCAAGGAGAGATGCTCGTTTTACGACCTGATATGACGACTCCTATCGCTAGAATAGCAGCATCCAAGCTATTAAAAGAAAAGAATCCACTTCGCCTTGCGTATTATGCCAATGTATTTCGTGCGCAGCAACGGGAGGGTGGAAGGCCAGCGGAATTTGAACAGCTAGGCTTAGAGCTGATCGGTGATTTTAGTCCTTACGGAGACAGTGAAATTATTTATACGGCTGTGGAGCTCATTAAAGCGTTAGGCGTGGAACATTTTCAAATTACGATTGGGCACGCGGGGCTTTTGACAGCTATTCTCTCAAATAATACAAACAAGTCGGAGCAGGTGGAAACGCTAAGAATGCTCCTAGTCGAAAAGAATTTTGTAGGATTTATGAAAATGCTGGATGACTTAGAGCTATCCGCTTTTCAACAAGAGAATTTGACTATGCTGGTGGATCATACGATGGCAGCGAAATCCGTGGAAGATTTTAGACAGCTTTTGACAAACGAGCAGCAATATTTAGTAGATCAGATTATACAGCTCCAGCAGCTATTAGAGCTTCAGTTGAGTGATCCCTCTGTTTATTCCTTCGACTTTTCATTAGCAAGCCATATGAGCTATTACACAGGCATGCTGTTTGAGATACATGCTGCTGGCAGTGGCTTTCCTCTTGGAAATGGTGGAAGGTATGACGAGCTATTTAAGCAATTTGAACAAAATGTAGGGGCAACCGGCTTTGGATTAAGAGTAGATCGGCTGCTAGAGGTTCTCCCTAAAAAAGAGAAAAATGAAAAACATACACTTATTTTATTTGATAAAGGCTCCTTCCTAAAAGCTAATGTTCTAGCAGAGGCAAGACGTAGTATTGGGGAGCGCGTAACGCTTCAATATGAGGGCAGTGTCCATGATTTAGAGGCCTACCAATATAGCTTTCAGGAAATAATTAAGGTAGTAGAAGGTGGTTTTGCAGGTGAATGA
- the hisG gene encoding ATP phosphoribosyltransferase encodes MNELTIAMPKGRIFEEAYQLFVEAGFNLPAEISDSRKLIVEAPDERIQFILAKPMDVPVYVEHGVADIGIAGKDVLLEQHRDVHELLDLHISNCYIATAGLPNTVMNEIAPRVATKYPTIATNFYKEKGEQVEIIELNGSIELAPMIGLADRIVDIVSTGQTLKENGLVEYERIVDISSRLIVNPVSYRVKSERIREFVAKLNKELQKR; translated from the coding sequence GTGAATGAATTAACGATTGCGATGCCGAAAGGGCGCATTTTTGAGGAAGCCTATCAACTATTTGTCGAAGCAGGGTTTAATTTACCAGCTGAAATTAGCGATTCTCGCAAGCTGATCGTAGAAGCGCCGGATGAGCGTATCCAGTTCATCCTAGCGAAGCCAATGGATGTCCCGGTTTACGTCGAGCACGGGGTCGCTGATATTGGAATAGCTGGCAAGGACGTTTTACTGGAGCAGCATCGAGATGTGCATGAATTATTAGATTTACATATTAGTAATTGCTATATTGCAACTGCGGGGCTGCCGAATACGGTGATGAATGAGATTGCCCCTCGTGTTGCAACTAAATATCCAACAATAGCTACTAATTTCTATAAGGAAAAAGGGGAGCAGGTGGAAATCATTGAGCTGAACGGTTCGATAGAGCTGGCTCCAATGATTGGCCTAGCCGACCGGATCGTGGATATCGTGTCGACAGGACAAACACTAAAAGAAAACGGCTTAGTCGAATACGAAAGGATCGTGGATATATCCTCTCGATTAATCGTGAATCCTGTAAGCTATCGTGTAAAAAGTGAGCGGATTCGAGAGTTCGTTGCCAAGCTAAATAAAGAACTTCAAAAAAGGTAG